In a genomic window of Pangasianodon hypophthalmus isolate fPanHyp1 chromosome 1, fPanHyp1.pri, whole genome shotgun sequence:
- the LOC113542280 gene encoding histone-lysine N-methyltransferase ASH1L isoform X8 — MDKKRKNDLPTPAPERGRVYEGTEGRKKTRKTKSEELDFISEETDGRDKQLQDLTVKETDQSEGSMKAKISPGAKRTKKPPKSLENFICRPSVRVFQRPEPVGQSVCKRRDRISAKTRSYSQLCHPVQKKCNTDSLVTKDNSAMTNTDPSALSPSSLIPSSITSPASDSPNTRAAKKVLPKQTKKTDLKSDITLQETPQSSNKLAISHKITLNTHIKQKYSSKNPDSNSTSQQDSSPQECINILNEDKTQQGQASPNSSYGNPNETSLHTVSSKLTSCFQKNVSKCNESNLEMPSGLHLKTKKAEGCVDDPNHADVRVVTNEKSKHQNGSTQEPSPCTNDLPEHPTSFQVTDSPSSSKCTDTTSDLSENSRGSKGQNENKDLNWTSEITMKSPRNPVPVHKNYGSTNGLANDEHGKQVKLCTNQEQIEVHCLTDTNNSVGTTLNPQVSPAPVKPLMDGLSSNSKQDKKLSKKRQVRSLRSNKIASMANEINHSPVACQVLHSGSQNETPFRSSSESLSSPQCEQNPIGQPPKTKPSQNSKNCNSEISPPNNPPSRKRGRPKTNKSGVQFQVNNSQVSVVNPPNDQNPEHLEPELDMKQTRPIARKRGRPKQSFSIQARETQPELISKKQDSGALHITSKDKARNIQKCKKRKRVIMKTIIGKINKMKLKRKDQVLTQILLGQKQCDSRDISHEGTEGDACSPDSTATHSLSSLVSSFGGKLGSQINVSKRGTIYMGKRRGRKPKCQTASNISSQKSPQMFPDNPQFTPKSTFVQPSIDTQSIPLSGSSSTLKNIASTSSSGRSSQINFNTPKIKATSFKQLSENSQAHCEVTLTCNSGEGINDNPTSDRGERNNRLDEGMGFCSAPATGSVFTMPGVPGSNSFQGRPKALSSLPSEHIFSAHLPLGSGRPQDSSPSLTFTDQEAHKFKCHRKGHHCLSREKLRRHKYKCKKKYMQLRAKCQDPDFLADIDDLVVRLSKIRIVQRITRTKLGDDGNTTGRKTVKGKCQSYDLQCLQEKVHPPAMFQINLSGYYSPHSALSCEPLHYVRMANMRRKHGCTSEPSEQIVTHFPVMHKLGYPYPGGGFIHPSYKVPFTTTSLGFGLCRGYPSSTALYPLPFPPSYLHHYSKNPIISPSKFHKKRTKFPRQESAVWGQNTFGAYPRMAPHSSCDCFNTDSGQRQKQKEKGRGRRDKHSMMKERQHGNDACLWLNKLTKDNENSGSCSFNSPSPSPLFSQIQQKDKTFPFTGLNPSNQGQGGEVRWSEHQPPWGLGNKNLNQISETLEINSVGNENTLKGPETDGNSTSAQQSHRRAQSFLKQPTLISGTPSHKRITKSRKSEGPTGVANVLKEQAKTSVQESSSGDKRTPGIDQAGGFPKKHQCSDSSSFRESEKIPREPRGFKAKKRPLLKNKSNAVRQTSPLLRDEHAHPAARNTPSASAKVQQHFKSTKHQNSEGLEVADGNEVKRRGPGRPRKSPKLSSPPSLLSVPELSSSLTIEKAGEEDKDNSDTVLEVIELVIQGEQRSGKKRKIAESVEDGDQNQNEEKDVTEKSSTHCHMCSAPIGPSPSQVEDSQPEQAAASLPKKKYLWAGLYSDVYKTEDISDQPHQLNFESLEYNPEEHEYGLLPAPLHVGKYLRVKRINFQLPYDIHWQCARNKLFEKPVTLPQATPSNSSCNPPNSGVPQSCSDDCLNTTY; from the exons atggataaaaaaaggaagaatgaTTTACCCACGCCAGCaccagagagaggaagagtgtaTGAGGGGACAGAGGGTAGAAAAAAAACGAGAAAGACAAAATCAGAAGAACTGGATTTCATCTCTGAAGAAACTGATGGCAGAGATAAGCAGCTGCAGGATTTGACAGTTAAAGAGACTGACCAGTCGGAAGGTAGTATGAAAGCGAAGATCAGCCCTGGGGCAAAACGAACCAAGAAACCCCCAAAGAGCCTTGAGAACTTCATATGCCGACCTTCTGTTCgagtgtttcagaggcctgaACCTGTGGGGCAAAGTGTCTGCAAACGAAGGGATCGTATAAGTGCTAAAACTAGAAGCTACAGTCAGTTATGTCATCCTGTCCAGAAGAAATGTAACACTGACTCATTGGTAACAAAAGACAATTCAGCTATGACAAATACTGATCCATCAGCActttctccctcctctctcatACCTTCTAGTATCACGTCTCCTGCTTCAGACTCCCCTAATACAAGGGCAGCTAAAAAG GTTCTCCCAAAACAAACTAAGAAGACAGATTTAAAGTCAGATATAACACTACAGGAAACCCCACAGTCATCCAACAAACTGGCAATTTCTCACAAGATAACGCTTAATACTCACATAAAGCAGAAATACTCCTCCAAAAATCCTGATTCAAATTCCACCTCTCAACAGGACTCCAGCCCACAAGAGTGCATTAACATTCTTAATGAGGACAAGACACAGCAAGGTCAAGCCAGTCCAAACTCCAGTTATGGAAATCCAAATGAAACCAGTTTACATACTGTGTCATCCAAGCTAACATcctgttttcaaaaaaatgtctcaaaatgCAATGAAAGTAATTTGGAAATGCCTTCAGGTTTGCATTTGAAAACAAAGAAGGCCGAGGGTTGTGTGGATGATCCAAACCATGCTGATGTCAGAGTAGTAACTAATGAAAAGAGTAAGCACCAAAATGGCTCCACACAAGAGCCAAGTCCTTGTACAAATGACCTGCCAGAACACCCCACCTCGTTCCAAGTAACTGATTCCCCGTCCTCCAGTAAGTGCACGGACACCACATCAGACCTGTCAGAGAATAGTAGAGGAAGCAAAGGACAGAATGAAAACAAAGACCTAAATTGGACTTCAGAAATAACCATGAAATCCCCTAGAAACCCTGTTCCTGTGCACAAAAATTATGGCAGCACAAATGGATTGGCTAATGATGAGCATGGAAAGCAAGTCAAGCTTTGTACAAATCAAGAGCAAATTGAAGTACACTGTTTGACTGACACTAACAACTCTGTAGGTACTACATTAAATCCTCAAGTATCTCCTGCCCCAGTAAAACCTCTGATGGATGGCTTATCTTCAAATAGCAAGCAAGACAAAAAACTGTCAAAGAAACGACAGGTCAGAAGTCTTCGCAGCAATAAGATTGCAAGCATGGCCAATGAGATTAATCATAGTCCTGTTGCCTGTCAAGTACTACACAGTGGTTCACAAAATGAAACTCCATTCCGTAGTTCTTCAGAATCACTGTCCTCACCTCAGTGTGAACAAAATCCAATTGGACAACCTCCCAAAACAAAACCctctcaaaactcaaaaaatTGCAATTCAGAAATTTCACCTCCAAATAATCCACCATCTAGGAAAAGGGGTAGAccgaaaacaaacaaatcaggaGTACAATTTCAGGTGAACAATTCTCAAGTGTCTGTTGTTAATCCTCCTAATGATCAAAACCCAGAACACCTAGAGCCAGAACTTGATATGAAGCAGACAAGGCCTATAGCAAGAAAACGTGGGCGCCCCAAACAGTCTTTTTCTATCCAAGCACGGGAAACTCAGCCAGAATTAATCTCTAAGAAACAGGACTCTGGAGCACTTCATATTACCTCCAAAGACAAAGCAAGAAACATTCAAAAGTGCAAGAAACGCAAAAGAGTAATAATGAAGACAATCATTGGAAAGATCAATAAGATGAAACTGAAAAGGAAAGATCAAGTGCTCACACAGATTCTGTTGGGACAGAAGCAATGCGACAGTAGAGATATTTCTCACGAAGGCACAGAAGGAGATGCGTGCAGTCCAGATTctactgcaacacactcctTATCTTCCCTTGTATCATCTTTTGGAGGCAAACTTGGTTCTCAAATTAATGTCAGTAAAAGAGGAACTATCTACATGGGAAAGAGGAGAGGTCGCAAACCAAAATGTCAGACAGCCTCCAATATTTCCTCCCAGAAATCTCCACAGATGTTCCCAGACAACCCGCAGTTTACCCCCAAGTCTACTTTCGTGCAGCCATCCATAGATACCCAAAGTATTCCTTTATCAGGCTCCTCTAGCACACTTAAAAATATTGCCTCAACTTCATCATCTGGGAGGAGTTCACAGATAAATTTCAATACCCCCAAAATCAAAGCAACTTCCTTTAAACAGCTCAGTGAAAATTCCCAGGCTCACTGTGAAGTAACATTGACGTGTAACAGTGGGGAAGGAATTAATGATAACCCCACATCAGACAGGGGCGAGAGGAATAACAGGTTGGATGAAGGCATGGGATTTTGCTCAGCACCAGCCACGGGTTCTGTTTTCACAATGCCTGGTGTTCCTGGGAGTAATTCCTTTCAGGGTAGACCGAAGGCTCTTTCCTCCTTGCCTTCAGAGCACATTTTTTCTGCTCATTTGCCATTAGGCTCTGGTAGGCCACAAGATTCCAGTCCTTCATTGACATTCACAGACCAAGAGGCACATAAGTTTAAATGCCATAGGAAGGGCCATCACTGCCTTAGTCGAGAAAAACTTAGaagacataaatataaatgcaagaAGAAGTATATGCAACTCAGGGCCAAATGCCAAGACCCAGACTTCCTTGCGGATATTGACGACTTAGTTGTCAGACTGAGCAAGATCCGTATAGTGCAACGCATCACCCGAACAAAGCTTGGTGATGATGGTAACACAACTGGAAGAAAGACTGTAAAGGGCAAATGTCAATCCTATGATCTTCAGTGCCTACAAGAAAAAGTTCACCCCCCAGCCATGTTTCAAATTAACCTTAGTGGGTACTATTCGCCACATTCTGCCCTGTCCTGTGAACCCCTTCATTATGTTAGAATGGCAAATATGAGAAGGAAGCATGGTTGCACCTCTGAGCCAAGCGAACAAATTGTTACACATTTCCCTGTGATGCACAAACTTGGATACCCATACCCAGGTGGTGGATTTATCCACCCATCCTACAAAGTACCTTTCACAACCACCTCGCTTGGTTTTGGACTCTGTCGAGGATACCCATCCAGTACAGCGTTATATCCACTCCCTTTTCCACCATCATATCTGCACCACTACTCTAAGAACCCTATTATAAGCCCATCTAAGTTCCACAAGAAGAGGACCAAGTTCCCAAGGCAAGAGTCTGCAGTTTGGGGACAGAACACATTTGGGGCATATCCTAGGATGGCCCCGCACTCCTCATGTGACTGTTTCAATACAGACAGTGGGCAAaggcagaaacagaaagagaaaggcaGAGGAAGGCGGGATAAACATAGCATGATGAAAGAAAGACAGCATGGAAATGATGCATGTCTTTGGCTTAATAAGCTAACAAAAGACAATGAAAATTCAGGAAGCTGTTCATTTAACTCCCCTTCCCCCTCCCCGTTATTCTCACAAATCCAACAGAAAGACAAAACCTTTCCTTTTACAGGTTTAAATCCATCAAACCAGGGGCAGGGAGGAGAAGTAAGATGGTCAGAGCATCAGCCACCATGGGGTCTTGGCAACAAAAACCTAAACCAGATCTCTGAAACACTTGAAATCAATTCAGTGGGCAATGAGAACACCTTGAAAGGTCCAGAGACTGATGGGAACTCAACATCGGCTCAGCAGTCACATAGGAGAGCTCAATCTTTCTTAAAACAGCCTACACTCATTAGCGGTACACCAAGTCATAAAAGGATCACAAAGTCAAGAAAGAGTGAAGGACCGACTGGGGTTGCAAATGTTCTAAAGGAACAAGCTAAGACATCTGTGCAAGAGTCGTCTTCTGGAGATAAGAGAACACCAG GTATAGACCAGGCTGGTGGTTTCCCTAAAAAGCATCAGTGCAGTGATTCTTCATCATTCAGAGAATCGGAAAAGATACCAAGGGAGCCAAGGGGGTTTAAAGCCAAAAAGAGGCCTCTGCTTAAGAATAAGTCTAACGCTGTTCGCCAAACCTCACCTCTTTTAAGGGATGAGCATGCACACCCAGCAGCCAGAAACACTCCTTCTGCAAGTGCTAAAGTACAACAACATTTCAAGTCAACAAAACATCAGAATTCTGAGGGACTAGAGGTCGCAGATGGCAATGAAGTAAAGAGAAGAGGACCAGGACGACCAAGGAAGAGTCCTAAACTCTCTTCTCCTCCATCTTTACTTTCTGTTCCTGAGCTATCCTCCTCTTTGACTATAGAAAAGGCAGGAGAAGAAGACAAAGATAACAGTGACACAGTGTTGGAAGTCATTGAGCTTGTCATTCAAGGAGAGCAgagaagtgggaaaaaaagaaaaattgctGAAAGTGTGGAAGATGgagatcagaatcagaatgaagaaaaagatgTGACTGAGAAGTCTTCCACTCATTGCCATATGTGCTCAGCACCCATTGGTCCATCACCTAGCCAGGTTGAAGACAGTCAACCGGAGCAGGCCGCCGCTTCATTACCCAAAAAGAAGTATTTATGGGCAGGGCTTTATTCAGATGTTTATAAAACTGAAGA CATTTCTGATCAGCCTCATCAGCTAAACTTCGAGAGTCTAGAGTACAATCCAGAGGAGCATGAATATGGCCTCCTTCCTGCACCTCTACACGTGG GAAAGTACCTAAGAGTGAAACGGATCAACTTTCAGTTGCCCTATGACATCCACTGGCAATGTGCACGTAACAAG CTATTTGAAAAACCTGTTACTCTACCACAGGCAACACCAtcaa ACAGTTCCTGTAACCCCCCAAACAGCGGTGTGCCTCAGTCCTGCTCTGACGATTGCCTCAACACGAC GTATTAG
- the LOC113542280 gene encoding histone-lysine N-methyltransferase ASH1L isoform X7 — protein MDKKRKNDLPTPAPERGRVYEGTEGRKKTRKTKSEELDFISEETDGRDKQLQDLTVKETDQSEGSMKAKISPGAKRTKKPPKSLENFICRPSVRVFQRPEPVGQSVCKRRDRISAKTRSYSQLCHPVQKKCNTDSLVTKDNSAMTNTDPSALSPSSLIPSSITSPASDSPNTRAAKKVLPKQTKKTDLKSDITLQETPQSSNKLAISHKITLNTHIKQKYSSKNPDSNSTSQQDSSPQECINILNEDKTQQGQASPNSSYGNPNETSLHTVSSKLTSCFQKNVSKCNESNLEMPSGLHLKTKKAEGCVDDPNHADVRVVTNEKSKHQNGSTQEPSPCTNDLPEHPTSFQVTDSPSSSKCTDTTSDLSENSRGSKGQNENKDLNWTSEITMKSPRNPVPVHKNYGSTNGLANDEHGKQVKLCTNQEQIEVHCLTDTNNSVGTTLNPQVSPAPVKPLMDGLSSNSKQDKKLSKKRQVRSLRSNKIASMANEINHSPVACQVLHSGSQNETPFRSSSESLSSPQCEQNPIGQPPKTKPSQNSKNCNSEISPPNNPPSRKRGRPKTNKSGVQFQVNNSQVSVVNPPNDQNPEHLEPELDMKQTRPIARKRGRPKQSFSIQARETQPELISKKQDSGALHITSKDKARNIQKCKKRKRVIMKTIIGKINKMKLKRKDQVLTQILLGQKQCDSRDISHEGTEGDACSPDSTATHSLSSLVSSFGGKLGSQINVSKRGTIYMGKRRGRKPKCQTASNISSQKSPQMFPDNPQFTPKSTFVQPSIDTQSIPLSGSSSTLKNIASTSSSGRSSQINFNTPKIKATSFKQLSENSQAHCEVTLTCNSGEGINDNPTSDRGERNNRLDEGMGFCSAPATGSVFTMPGVPGSNSFQGRPKALSSLPSEHIFSAHLPLGSGRPQDSSPSLTFTDQEAHKFKCHRKGHHCLSREKLRRHKYKCKKKYMQLRAKCQDPDFLADIDDLVVRLSKIRIVQRITRTKLGDDGNTTGRKTVKGKCQSYDLQCLQEKVHPPAMFQINLSGYYSPHSALSCEPLHYVRMANMRRKHGCTSEPSEQIVTHFPVMHKLGYPYPGGGFIHPSYKVPFTTTSLGFGLCRGYPSSTALYPLPFPPSYLHHYSKNPIISPSKFHKKRTKFPRQESAVWGQNTFGAYPRMAPHSSCDCFNTDSGQRQKQKEKGRGRRDKHSMMKERQHGNDACLWLNKLTKDNENSGSCSFNSPSPSPLFSQIQQKDKTFPFTGLNPSNQGQGGEVRWSEHQPPWGLGNKNLNQISETLEINSVGNENTLKGPETDGNSTSAQQSHRRAQSFLKQPTLISGTPSHKRITKSRKSEGPTGVANVLKEQAKTSVQESSSGDKRTPGIDQAGGFPKKHQCSDSSSFRESEKIPREPRGFKAKKRPLLKNKSNAVRQTSPLLRDEHAHPAARNTPSASAKVQQHFKSTKHQNSEGLEVADGNEVKRRGPGRPRKSPKLSSPPSLLSVPELSSSLTIEKAGEEDKDNSDTVLEVIELVIQGEQRSGKKRKIAESVEDGDQNQNEEKDVTEKSSTHCHMCSAPIGPSPSQVEDSQPEQAAASLPKKKYLWAGLYSDVYKTEDISDQPHQLNFESLEYNPEEHEYGLLPAPLHVGKYLRVKRINFQLPYDIHWQCARNKLFEKPVTLPQATPSNSSCNPPNSGVPQSCSDDCLNTTLSDDETESCDMGSPTHMYEEHHQCHHHLTQQEENSDSENFPSTLSSEERSFVMKHGVFLVRNYEKMKARQAFLLREGAREQEKEKEEDRASGQQSEGTGLGEDPTIKSGLGVQVPN, from the exons atggataaaaaaaggaagaatgaTTTACCCACGCCAGCaccagagagaggaagagtgtaTGAGGGGACAGAGGGTAGAAAAAAAACGAGAAAGACAAAATCAGAAGAACTGGATTTCATCTCTGAAGAAACTGATGGCAGAGATAAGCAGCTGCAGGATTTGACAGTTAAAGAGACTGACCAGTCGGAAGGTAGTATGAAAGCGAAGATCAGCCCTGGGGCAAAACGAACCAAGAAACCCCCAAAGAGCCTTGAGAACTTCATATGCCGACCTTCTGTTCgagtgtttcagaggcctgaACCTGTGGGGCAAAGTGTCTGCAAACGAAGGGATCGTATAAGTGCTAAAACTAGAAGCTACAGTCAGTTATGTCATCCTGTCCAGAAGAAATGTAACACTGACTCATTGGTAACAAAAGACAATTCAGCTATGACAAATACTGATCCATCAGCActttctccctcctctctcatACCTTCTAGTATCACGTCTCCTGCTTCAGACTCCCCTAATACAAGGGCAGCTAAAAAG GTTCTCCCAAAACAAACTAAGAAGACAGATTTAAAGTCAGATATAACACTACAGGAAACCCCACAGTCATCCAACAAACTGGCAATTTCTCACAAGATAACGCTTAATACTCACATAAAGCAGAAATACTCCTCCAAAAATCCTGATTCAAATTCCACCTCTCAACAGGACTCCAGCCCACAAGAGTGCATTAACATTCTTAATGAGGACAAGACACAGCAAGGTCAAGCCAGTCCAAACTCCAGTTATGGAAATCCAAATGAAACCAGTTTACATACTGTGTCATCCAAGCTAACATcctgttttcaaaaaaatgtctcaaaatgCAATGAAAGTAATTTGGAAATGCCTTCAGGTTTGCATTTGAAAACAAAGAAGGCCGAGGGTTGTGTGGATGATCCAAACCATGCTGATGTCAGAGTAGTAACTAATGAAAAGAGTAAGCACCAAAATGGCTCCACACAAGAGCCAAGTCCTTGTACAAATGACCTGCCAGAACACCCCACCTCGTTCCAAGTAACTGATTCCCCGTCCTCCAGTAAGTGCACGGACACCACATCAGACCTGTCAGAGAATAGTAGAGGAAGCAAAGGACAGAATGAAAACAAAGACCTAAATTGGACTTCAGAAATAACCATGAAATCCCCTAGAAACCCTGTTCCTGTGCACAAAAATTATGGCAGCACAAATGGATTGGCTAATGATGAGCATGGAAAGCAAGTCAAGCTTTGTACAAATCAAGAGCAAATTGAAGTACACTGTTTGACTGACACTAACAACTCTGTAGGTACTACATTAAATCCTCAAGTATCTCCTGCCCCAGTAAAACCTCTGATGGATGGCTTATCTTCAAATAGCAAGCAAGACAAAAAACTGTCAAAGAAACGACAGGTCAGAAGTCTTCGCAGCAATAAGATTGCAAGCATGGCCAATGAGATTAATCATAGTCCTGTTGCCTGTCAAGTACTACACAGTGGTTCACAAAATGAAACTCCATTCCGTAGTTCTTCAGAATCACTGTCCTCACCTCAGTGTGAACAAAATCCAATTGGACAACCTCCCAAAACAAAACCctctcaaaactcaaaaaatTGCAATTCAGAAATTTCACCTCCAAATAATCCACCATCTAGGAAAAGGGGTAGAccgaaaacaaacaaatcaggaGTACAATTTCAGGTGAACAATTCTCAAGTGTCTGTTGTTAATCCTCCTAATGATCAAAACCCAGAACACCTAGAGCCAGAACTTGATATGAAGCAGACAAGGCCTATAGCAAGAAAACGTGGGCGCCCCAAACAGTCTTTTTCTATCCAAGCACGGGAAACTCAGCCAGAATTAATCTCTAAGAAACAGGACTCTGGAGCACTTCATATTACCTCCAAAGACAAAGCAAGAAACATTCAAAAGTGCAAGAAACGCAAAAGAGTAATAATGAAGACAATCATTGGAAAGATCAATAAGATGAAACTGAAAAGGAAAGATCAAGTGCTCACACAGATTCTGTTGGGACAGAAGCAATGCGACAGTAGAGATATTTCTCACGAAGGCACAGAAGGAGATGCGTGCAGTCCAGATTctactgcaacacactcctTATCTTCCCTTGTATCATCTTTTGGAGGCAAACTTGGTTCTCAAATTAATGTCAGTAAAAGAGGAACTATCTACATGGGAAAGAGGAGAGGTCGCAAACCAAAATGTCAGACAGCCTCCAATATTTCCTCCCAGAAATCTCCACAGATGTTCCCAGACAACCCGCAGTTTACCCCCAAGTCTACTTTCGTGCAGCCATCCATAGATACCCAAAGTATTCCTTTATCAGGCTCCTCTAGCACACTTAAAAATATTGCCTCAACTTCATCATCTGGGAGGAGTTCACAGATAAATTTCAATACCCCCAAAATCAAAGCAACTTCCTTTAAACAGCTCAGTGAAAATTCCCAGGCTCACTGTGAAGTAACATTGACGTGTAACAGTGGGGAAGGAATTAATGATAACCCCACATCAGACAGGGGCGAGAGGAATAACAGGTTGGATGAAGGCATGGGATTTTGCTCAGCACCAGCCACGGGTTCTGTTTTCACAATGCCTGGTGTTCCTGGGAGTAATTCCTTTCAGGGTAGACCGAAGGCTCTTTCCTCCTTGCCTTCAGAGCACATTTTTTCTGCTCATTTGCCATTAGGCTCTGGTAGGCCACAAGATTCCAGTCCTTCATTGACATTCACAGACCAAGAGGCACATAAGTTTAAATGCCATAGGAAGGGCCATCACTGCCTTAGTCGAGAAAAACTTAGaagacataaatataaatgcaagaAGAAGTATATGCAACTCAGGGCCAAATGCCAAGACCCAGACTTCCTTGCGGATATTGACGACTTAGTTGTCAGACTGAGCAAGATCCGTATAGTGCAACGCATCACCCGAACAAAGCTTGGTGATGATGGTAACACAACTGGAAGAAAGACTGTAAAGGGCAAATGTCAATCCTATGATCTTCAGTGCCTACAAGAAAAAGTTCACCCCCCAGCCATGTTTCAAATTAACCTTAGTGGGTACTATTCGCCACATTCTGCCCTGTCCTGTGAACCCCTTCATTATGTTAGAATGGCAAATATGAGAAGGAAGCATGGTTGCACCTCTGAGCCAAGCGAACAAATTGTTACACATTTCCCTGTGATGCACAAACTTGGATACCCATACCCAGGTGGTGGATTTATCCACCCATCCTACAAAGTACCTTTCACAACCACCTCGCTTGGTTTTGGACTCTGTCGAGGATACCCATCCAGTACAGCGTTATATCCACTCCCTTTTCCACCATCATATCTGCACCACTACTCTAAGAACCCTATTATAAGCCCATCTAAGTTCCACAAGAAGAGGACCAAGTTCCCAAGGCAAGAGTCTGCAGTTTGGGGACAGAACACATTTGGGGCATATCCTAGGATGGCCCCGCACTCCTCATGTGACTGTTTCAATACAGACAGTGGGCAAaggcagaaacagaaagagaaaggcaGAGGAAGGCGGGATAAACATAGCATGATGAAAGAAAGACAGCATGGAAATGATGCATGTCTTTGGCTTAATAAGCTAACAAAAGACAATGAAAATTCAGGAAGCTGTTCATTTAACTCCCCTTCCCCCTCCCCGTTATTCTCACAAATCCAACAGAAAGACAAAACCTTTCCTTTTACAGGTTTAAATCCATCAAACCAGGGGCAGGGAGGAGAAGTAAGATGGTCAGAGCATCAGCCACCATGGGGTCTTGGCAACAAAAACCTAAACCAGATCTCTGAAACACTTGAAATCAATTCAGTGGGCAATGAGAACACCTTGAAAGGTCCAGAGACTGATGGGAACTCAACATCGGCTCAGCAGTCACATAGGAGAGCTCAATCTTTCTTAAAACAGCCTACACTCATTAGCGGTACACCAAGTCATAAAAGGATCACAAAGTCAAGAAAGAGTGAAGGACCGACTGGGGTTGCAAATGTTCTAAAGGAACAAGCTAAGACATCTGTGCAAGAGTCGTCTTCTGGAGATAAGAGAACACCAG GTATAGACCAGGCTGGTGGTTTCCCTAAAAAGCATCAGTGCAGTGATTCTTCATCATTCAGAGAATCGGAAAAGATACCAAGGGAGCCAAGGGGGTTTAAAGCCAAAAAGAGGCCTCTGCTTAAGAATAAGTCTAACGCTGTTCGCCAAACCTCACCTCTTTTAAGGGATGAGCATGCACACCCAGCAGCCAGAAACACTCCTTCTGCAAGTGCTAAAGTACAACAACATTTCAAGTCAACAAAACATCAGAATTCTGAGGGACTAGAGGTCGCAGATGGCAATGAAGTAAAGAGAAGAGGACCAGGACGACCAAGGAAGAGTCCTAAACTCTCTTCTCCTCCATCTTTACTTTCTGTTCCTGAGCTATCCTCCTCTTTGACTATAGAAAAGGCAGGAGAAGAAGACAAAGATAACAGTGACACAGTGTTGGAAGTCATTGAGCTTGTCATTCAAGGAGAGCAgagaagtgggaaaaaaagaaaaattgctGAAAGTGTGGAAGATGgagatcagaatcagaatgaagaaaaagatgTGACTGAGAAGTCTTCCACTCATTGCCATATGTGCTCAGCACCCATTGGTCCATCACCTAGCCAGGTTGAAGACAGTCAACCGGAGCAGGCCGCCGCTTCATTACCCAAAAAGAAGTATTTATGGGCAGGGCTTTATTCAGATGTTTATAAAACTGAAGA CATTTCTGATCAGCCTCATCAGCTAAACTTCGAGAGTCTAGAGTACAATCCAGAGGAGCATGAATATGGCCTCCTTCCTGCACCTCTACACGTGG GAAAGTACCTAAGAGTGAAACGGATCAACTTTCAGTTGCCCTATGACATCCACTGGCAATGTGCACGTAACAAG CTATTTGAAAAACCTGTTACTCTACCACAGGCAACACCAtcaa ACAGTTCCTGTAACCCCCCAAACAGCGGTGTGCCTCAGTCCTGCTCTGACGATTGCCTCAACACGAC GCTCAGTGATGACGAGACTGAGTCCTGTGATATGGGCAGTCCCACACATATGTACGAAGAACACCATCAGTGCCATCATCACCTCACACAACAG gaggaaaacagtgacagtgagaACTTCCCCTCAACCTTATCTAGTGAGGAGAG GAGTTTTGTAATGAAACATGGTGTCTTCCTGGTGAGAAATTACGAGAAGATGAAGGCAAGACAGGCGTTTCTTCTGAGAGAGGGCgcgagagagcaagagaaagaaaaggaggaggatAGAGCGAGTGGCCAGCAGAGTGAGGGTACAGGCCTTGGGGAGGATCCAACCATCAAGTCAGGtctaggagt ACAGGTGCCCAATTGA